In Besnoitia besnoiti strain Bb-Ger1 chromosome I, whole genome shotgun sequence, the genomic window TGGATGCTGCTTGTCGTGACGGTGTTAATATCTATAGGTGGGGATAAGCTTGTGAAAGCCCTCACATGCAATAGTTGCATTCCGCGCTGCTCTCACTGGGATTCTTCAGACATTATTTTGTGACTTTTTCAAACAAAACGGGCGGATATATCGAAGTGCATAGACACGGTCTCAACGGGCGCGTGGACGCCAGGCATCACGCGGGAGTGGTGTCCTGCAGTCACAGAATACGGTGGTCTGTATATCAGACCTGGGGTCGCCTTCAGTGCCCAGGAGCTGTGATGCATGTATTCTTCGATTTGACTGAACGCGTAAGGCTACCGAGCTGAATAGTGTGCCACATTGGTGCCTTTTTTGTTTATATATGTGCTTTCCCACAACTGCGTGCGTACGGCGATGACAACAGACACTCATGCGGCAATCAAATAGAAGTGCAGATTTTCCACCATGCCAGCTTTCCCGCAGTCAGGCATATGGGCTCACACGAGGCGTGTATTTTCCTCTTTACGGTCCCGGAAGTGTGTGACTGCGTCACTCTTTTCAATCGCCAGGCACGAGGGAGAAGTATCAGCTGTTCGCTGGCTCGCGAGGACGCCCTGCAATGAACCGGATGCATGCGGGTGCATCTGCTCACGTCGTCAGAACGCGGACATTTTCGCCTCCGGTTCCTACGACGCGCTGGTCAAGATTTGGGATGTGCGGCAGCGAGCCCCGGCGAGCCTGCATCCAGGTAAGCAGCGAACCACCAGTACTATTTGCAAAGAATGCCAGCGGATTAAGTCGCTTCTCCGAGTGGAATAGAGTCGGGCAGTGTGGATGCAAACACAGTCTGTTTTTGCAAACAGAAGCGCCAGGGCGTTTGTGTGGTAGAAGTAAGAGTGCTTGTGCACAAATCGCGGCTGCGATTCTCAAGGCAGTGTTCCTTTGCCAATGAGATGTTGGACGCTCCGTTCACTTTTGCGATGGACTCGACGTCTGCTGGCAAAATGGGGAGTTGATTCGGGCGGGTAGTGCATGAGACGCTCGTGACGGGACGCTCAAATGGTTCCGGAgagtctgctgcggcgagacGATGTTCCATAGCAGAAAAGGCTGTGTTGATTCGGAGGCATGGTCGTGTCTGAGTTTACGGTGATTATTAGCAAGGCCGAACAAGCTCCCCTTTTTTTCAAACAGCGGGGGAGTATTGACGCGGTTGTATCAATCGGGTGGCTACCATTCATATGATAACGGATCATACAGAAGTTCTCGAATACAGCCTAGCACCAGCGTCCCCAGTACATGTGGATACGCCGCGATGTAGTAAATTACCCTTCGCCTGGAGGCGCTAGAAGGATTGAGGGCGTCTCTCactttttttttcatttGCTTCGCACAGAGCGCCAATTGACTCTGCTTGAGCACCACAGCCGCATCAGCAGCATTGCTGCCGCGGGGCCTGACCAGCGCACGCTCTTAACAGGAGATACAGACGGCGTTGTCAAGGTGAGAATAcacatacctcgagacattCTATTTTCTTCCCGCTGATCAGATGCCTCACACCTGCATCCAGATTTGAACCAGCTCTCCCGTTCAGCGGGACGCCTGATGAATGCACTGGGAGCTTCACGGGCAGTAGCAGTGTTGGATTGCTAGCCGAATCCGTGGAGTGACGCATCGTTTCGATTACCTTGCAGCTCTGGGATCTTCGGCAGTGCACCAAGTCGGTCTGCACGGTTCAGTACGATGGGCCCGTGATAGAACTGCATGCGAATGCGGCTTTCTGCCTGGTAAGTTTCAGTGTCTACGAAAATCAGTAGTATTTTGTTTCGGGAGTTGTAGGGAAGCTTCCTTGTGATCGCAAAGACTCAGGGTCTTCTGCAGCCGAAGGGTGTACCGGAAGTCGCAGTACGACCTCGTCGAAAAGTCCCTGTCCTGTAGTGTATTCTCGTGGATATTACGGGCTTCACTCGCCCGCCATTAGACACAGTAAGATCGGCACGGGGTGACGCTAAAAAAAGGTCATCTGGGGCTGGTGTGTTGTGGTTCCGTGAATGCGCAGGTATGCGTGAGCTCGCGCCGAGGAAAGGACGGGGTATACGTGATGGATTTTAGCGCGGATCTGCCAGTTTGAGTGAAGGCTTGGAATATAATTTTCCTGTCATTGAGTTTCCACATCGACTGAAGACTCCTCGGCTGAACATAATCGGCCCTTGATCGAGTTTTTGTATTCCAGCGAGCCGGTGATTGGCGACGATCCTCAAACGAGGATGAGGAAGTACACTCCACGGCAGAGGTcgagcgagcagcggcggggCTCCGGTTCATTCCCTTGATCAGCGTGCCAGTATGCCCGATGCATGCCGTGAATGATCGGCACGGACGATCACCGCAGTCTGAAGCGGCGTGGATACCGCAGATACGCTGCTTCAATGTAGTCAAGGCAGGGCTCATCTGCCACGTACTGCGAACTATGGAACTATCGTCGCTAGGGGTCTTTGTTGCTGGCAGATATAAAGGCACACATCTGACGTCCACTCTTGCTGCAGTTCTCAGGGACAAGTTAGTCGAAGGGGAGTTGCTTCACGCAAAAATATTGAGTTCCGACTAGTGAGATCGCTCTATGTGACAACCTCAGTCGCCGATGGCATCGTTTTTTACCCATTGGACTCCCAACCAGACGCTAACGGTCCCGAGAGAATTCGGTACTGTAAACTGATGACTAAGACGCCACCTGAACCGCCAACTGTGGCCCTGTTCTAGACAGCTGTGTGCCTCGGCCGACGGTGGACCCCCAGAAAAGGCCTGGCAGCGAATTATGACAAGCACGTCTGAATAAGCATCATctccggcagctgcggcacaCGAGTTCTTAGGTGTAAGGTACGCCGGCAGTGCCGTGAATCCTGAAGGTAGAGACGCTAAACAGTGGAGTGTGACGAGCTGTGAAGCTGCGGTAGGCGCtacggcgcgacgcgcccccTTCGAATCGTCTCAGACTCTGCGAGCCGCAGGCACATCAAGTACCTCTTCTGTGGCACTACAGTGCAGAAAGCAATCTCTAGCTTACAGGCGCCGACATCGGCACACAGCTGTCCACGGTACCACTGCGTTTGCAACGCTCGCCTTGCCTGCTTGGCTGGCAGTCGGACGGCAGAGGCCGAGTGGGTCCTGTGGATCTGAGCGGGGAACAGTACGTCTCatttcctccgcttcccggcgggcagacgccgccgtctcACGCTTCTGCTTTATTCTGAGTGTGCAAAGTAGAGCAGCGAGCCAGAACGCAATTTTTCACTAGTCCTCCAGGCGTAGATGGGCCTCGCCGGCCGTGCGAGACAGTCTTTCGGCCGTTCTCACAGATTGGCTTTCGTAAAaagacgccgagggagaaggaTGCAGTGCATATGAACTTGGTGGGTGACTTGTCTTCGCAACAGGAACACCATCTCGGATTCGAATCCACATTCGGTCAAGCGGCGCTACTGTCAGAACAGCGATTGGTGCCAGACTCCCCGGCACAGTGGGCGAGAATCTAGGTTTGACATGTATTGTTTTGGACGCTCTTGCATGCGCCGGTCTGTACCGACGAAAGGTTGTGAGGTCGGATCGAAAGCTGCTGTGGAAGGCGCATTTCTAGCGAGGATCCCAAGTTCTCTGTCTCGGTCTGTGTATTGCATTCTGTAATTTGGGAGTTGTGTTGAAAGGTTTCGTTTCTAGTGTCGCTCTTTTTCTACGGCGCTCTCCGGTGCGCACCGCAAGACTCCGGAGGGACTGGTGGTTCGCCTGTAAAAATTGTTGCAGTGCATCCTCTGTGAACACACCCAAAGCAAACATGTTGGCTAGTCGCCTGCTCAGTCGGGCGTCTGCTTTTTCGCCTTCTGTGCGATGCGGCTCCccggccggcgcgcagagatTCATCGCCAACCTTCCGTACCACTCACAGcttccgtcgcctcctcctcgcgagtACAACCCAGACGGGTCACCCAAGGTCTACCGCCTCAACCAGATCAGCTATGACCACAGCTACGACTGGGAACGCTGGTACTTTGTCCCTGTTGGAGTTTTCCACACCGCCTACCGCGGGGTCTTTGCGAGAGACTCCCGCCCCCTCCAGTAAGGATATTCGTTTGCGTTGCCGACACGCGTCCCGATGCAGAAAAGAAGATACGAGAAGACAACAGGCTGACACACACTCTTGAGGACGGGTTGGCCTGCCTTGGTATTCGAGGAAGTGGTAGAACCGCTTTATTTATGTCTCGGCGGTTGCCGTGATTCCAGCAAAACTTGGTGTCAGGAATGCGTGGGTATTCCGCCAGCGCGACCAAATTTAAACAGTCAACTTGACGTCGGCTGTATGCATGCGATGGCGGTTTCCGCTGCATCAACTGCAGCTGAGTCCAGCTCTTCGGTGACAAATGTGAACGTTCAGCAGGAGCTGATGTGTTTGTCAGCAACAAGTCTGCAGACGACGTTGCTCTGGTTCTCTTCGTTTTGACTAGCCGAATTCACTTGCAGCGAGAGCTTGTATCTCGTTAGCCTAGTATCCACGAGGTCCAAGAAACGGACTGGAGCAATTTTTCTTTGTGTGGTTATGTGTATCATTGTTTCGTGCGCAGAGCCTGGCTTCTCCAGTACCACACCGCTGTTATTGCCCTCCCAGCTTTTCTGTTGGTCACTTTCCTTACCTTTGTCTTCAGCAGTGTCGGCCTCTACGGTAGGTACCGTCCCCCTTACACAATCTGTGTACTTCTGCGAAACAAGCAGATAGTTCCTTGTCGGCTGCATGGCCACTAGTAATTCGCAGCTAAACCTCTCAGAAACCTCTCATTTAGTCGCGCGGGAGTCTCGAGCCTAAACCAATAAGCATTTCAGATTGCTTATTGGTTTAGGCTCGAGACTCCGGGTCTCTCGTGCTCAGGAGCATGGTGCATGGATTGTTGTGTCTCAAACTCATTGTAACTGTATGGGGCTTTTTATTCATATGTGCCTGTACTTACATACCTATTTTGGCCTGGTGCGCGGTACGGGATGTATTCTCCACGAGCCGCATACTTTTCATCGCCTGCAAGTGGAATTGTAGGGTTAAACTCTCATGTATCTCCTGCCGTTCATTTTTCAGGCATCCGGCCTAAGCGGTTCACGATTGAGTGGATGCTGGCGAGCAAGGAGCGTGACAGAGCGGAAAACTCCAACCCATGCACCCGCTACCTGGATCGCAGACGCAAGGTACGTTCCAGGTGTTTCTCTATCATTCCGTGGTGGAATGTGAGGTGTTTTTTGCCGAGATTCTCTCCTGTACTGCATGCAGGGCATTTGCCGTAAACTTTTCCGAAAATTTGGGAAAATCACCCACGTGGACGGGTCTGGGAGTGATGGTGTTCCCTTCTGCGTGGCGTATGCGCGTCCTCAGGAGCGTGGCCCCAACTGGATCGTGGAGGACTACCTGCCCTACCATCCATTCTTCATGAACATGAGCAAGTTCCACCACGACACGGAGTACCGCAAGTGGaaaggagaggcggaggagcagGTTTCCGTATAAAAAAGGGCGCCAAGGCATAGCAGTGCAGACTGCAGCTCCTGGTGACTGAATAGTCTGTTAGCTATGTCACGAAACGACGAAGCCGTCTTTGTGCGGGGGAACTGGTCGCATTCAACATCGGAGATTCCTCATCAAAATGTGGCGTGAATGGTGGTTTAGGCACTTTGCATATTGCACAAAAGTTGACAGAGAGGATTGTTTCAAATGTTTCGCCCCTTTCGCCGAAGCTCTCGACGCAGTTATGTGCAGGGAGACGAGGGACTCAATGAGGGGCAACAGTTGGCATGCAGGAGCGTCTCCACGGCAGGAAACACGAGACTGAAAGACACCGCGGTAGCTCTGCTCCTTCAGTTCTTCTTCAGTCGAAGGGGTCCGCGTCCCGGACCGATAATAAACGGGAGAGAAGCTTGCTGAGGCACTGAAAAGTCTGCTGTGTCTGCGGCCAGTCGCACTTTCTCATTTCCAGTTCGGAAGCCCGGGAAACACTCTTTTGCGTAGCGCTCTTCTAAGCAAGGATACATCTGGGGCACCAGTACCTCCTTGGTGCATTCGGCGTCGATGGATTTCTTGATAAGCTTGCAGGGGCCTTCTGTGTACCCCAGTAGTGATCCGGCTACTACGCGCTGCACACACCAGTACAGCATACACTGTGCTCTGAAAGTACCAGGAATAGGCATTTTGTCGCCGCATTTGTGTTATGCATAGATAAGCACATAGCTGTGTACGTACTGTAGCCAGGGCGTGCAACAGTCGTCGCACGCCGATTGCAGTGTTTCGCCTGTGCGGATCTTTTTGAAAACGTCCGTCATGCAGGGGTTGCTTAACAGAAGACTCTGAAATGGCAATTGTCGCGGGGATATGGGTCGTGGTGTTTTGTCATGGACGAGATTTAGCAGTTCTCACTCGCTGGGACTCAAGCAGCCTCTAGCAAAACGTTTAGAGAGCCCTCAGTCGGCGTCGGTTCCACTCCAGCCGCAGCTGGTCGGGAAACAGTGGTACCACCCTAGCCGAGTGCGTTACATATATTTCATAAACAACGGAGGGACTGTCTTGCCTGATGAAACCTTTCTGCGAGCCCCGGAGTCTGGTATGTGGAAGAGAGTCTGTCAGTTTTATGCAGGAGCCGAGTCTGGCTTACCGAGCCATGGTCCGCGGGCGCAGTGGTCGACCAACCATGCCATTCAACATCTGTTCCGTGCGGCGCGGACGTAATGGATGTGGAAGCTTTCTCGATCATACGAGAAGAGGGCGTCCCAAAAGGTTCAGTGGCATGAATTAGGAGAGAGCGCGCAATGGGAAGCCGGATTAGAGAAAGTCTCCTATGTTTCTGTCGGTCGCAGGAGACCCGCCGGGTAACGGGGACAGTATTTAGACACGGACTCCGCTTCGTCACTGGCTTCAGGTGACACTCCCGTTTGTTCCGCAGGCGTTTGCATGGGTAGGGTTTCTGGTAGGGCCCCTGCAAAGGACGGACACGGAGGCAGGGGCTTCAGCATTAGAGGAGGTACAAGCGCGTAAGCAGACAACTGAGAGACAGACACTCGCAGACCCTCGGAAACCGCCGGGCGAGCCAGTCCCCCACCGTGAACACATACGTGGTGGTTGCCCACGGTGAGCCTTTTTGTGGCCAGAAGCAGTTTCTGTTGGGGGACCGGCAGTGCTCCGCTCCAGCCCCCCAAAACAGCTGGTATGGTCACCTGTATGAAGTGCGTCGCACGGAAAATGCTGTAATGATGTGTACCTAGGCAGCTGTG contains:
- a CDS encoding Cg8 family protein (encoded by transcript BESB_001610) produces the protein MLASRLLSRASAFSPSVRCGSPAGAQRFIANLPYHSQLPSPPPREYNPDGSPKVYRLNQISYDHSYDWERWYFVPVGVFHTAYRGVFARDSRPLQAWLLQYHTAVIALPAFLLVTFLTFVFSSVGLYGIRPKRFTIEWMLASKERDRAENSNPCTRYLDRRRKERGPNWIVEDYLPYHPFFMNMSKFHHDTEYRKWKGEAEEQVSV